A stretch of DNA from Campylobacter concisus:
TTAGCCTTAAACTGGTCGATGATCGTATTTAATCAAATTTTTTACCTATTTTTAGATAACCCAACAAAGCATTTTGTCTATAAATTTGATGTTGTGAAAGAGCTTGCTGATAAATTAAAAGAAGCGGAAATTAAGGATTTATACACTGATAATAAAAAGCTTGTATTAAGACTTAAATTTTATGGTATAGACGTAAGAGATGAGTCTAAAAATTTATTAGTAAGCGCCGATCTAGATGGAAAATCAAAATTTTGTATAGAAAAAATGGGAAAAGTAATTGCAAATTTTGACGTAAGAGGTAAGTAGATGCATAAAAACAAGGGTTTTACTGTTATAGAGCTTATCTTTGTAATCATTGCCGTTGGCATACTTGCAGCAATGATCATACCAAGGCTAGAAATAAACGGAGCCAGAGAGGCAGCTACACAGATGCTAACGCATATAAGGTACGCCCAGCACCTTGCCATGCAAGATGATAAATTTGTACATTCAGAAAATGAAAAATTTTGGTTTAAAATGAGATGGGGGATAGCTATTAATGATACTAGTTTGCAAGAGTGCTCTGTAGATGAGCCTGGGATTAAATCTTGGAAATATAGTATTTTTTATGATAAAAGAGGTAGTGGTAATAAATTTAGTGGTAATTTAAATTCCAAAGAAGAGGTTGCCATCGATACACAAAAATCAAACAAATTCTTAAGTGCGGGCTGGAGAGGCATTCCTCAGTCCTATTGCAATAAAATTAATATAGATTTAAATATTGAAAAAAAATATG
This window harbors:
- a CDS encoding pilus assembly FimT family protein, which gives rise to MHKNKGFTVIELIFVIIAVGILAAMIIPRLEINGAREAATQMLTHIRYAQHLAMQDDKFVHSENEKFWFKMRWGIAINDTSLQECSVDEPGIKSWKYSIFYDKRGSGNKFSGNLNSKEEVAIDTQKSNKFLSAGWRGIPQSYCNKINIDLNIEKKYGIKSVKFVGSCRKGKIQTIDFDELGRPMRVVSVTNNKGAKRPYSRLLKGDCKIVLTDKNNNVASINIEKRSGYAYIN